TAGAAAAAATGAATTTGAAGCAGATGAATTTGCCAAAAATACTTTTGCAGGAAAGCCCTTGGCAGAAGCTTTAAAAACATTGTCTGTAAACACCCTCAGCAATATTAACCCACATCCCTGGTATGTTTTTGTAAATTATTCACACCCTCCCTTATTAGACAGGTTAAGCAAGCTGGAAGAACCGGTAGAAGCTTTAAGTGAAAAAACCGCTTAAAATTTAATTTGAAAAGATTAATCACACTGTTAACAAATAGTTGTTTTTCTTTCGCTTGATAGTCTTTAAATTATGGATTGTAATTTAAAAGCCAAATGGAAGACCTATCTCACTACCATCACCCTATCACTGATTTGTTTCCACAGCCCAAATCCAGGCAGGATTGGGACCAATACCGCCTAAGTAAAGAACAAATAGAATTTTTCAATGAGCAAGGGTATCTTAGCGGAATAAAGCTATTAGATGAAAAACAGATTGAAGTTCTAAAGAAAGAACTGGAGGAAGTAGCAGACCCCATGCATCCGCTGCATCACCTTTTTCATGAATTTCATTCTAATGAATCCACGGATCCCAACACAGTACTCTTTCATTCGCTAGGGCATTGGAGGATTTCAAAAGCATTCCATGATGTGATTTGGAATCCGGCATTTTTAATGGCTGCCCATCAATTACTGGGCGGAAAAGGTGTCCGTTTTTGGCATGACCAGCTTTTTTGTAAACCTGCCCACCACGGCGGTGTTGTCGCCTGGCATCAGGATTATTCCTATTGGACCAGAACAGTTAAAATGCAGCACCTCACCTGCTGGTGCGGTTTGGATGATGCTACTATTGAGAATGGTTGTATTTATTATGTTCCGGGAAGCCACAAGTGGGGATTACTCCAAAAACCCGCACTAGCTGGTCAAATGGAAGGATTGTTACAATTTTTGACCGAAGAACAAAAAGCAGCATTCAAGCCTGTCCCTGTCGAACTTAAAGCCGGTTATGCTACCTTTCATCATCCTTTGATGGTACACGGAAGTTACGAAAACAAGTCTAACCGAAGCAGAAGGGCTTTTGTATTGAATGTGTTTGCCGATGGCACTGTCTCAAACACGGATGAAGAATTATT
This Cecembia calidifontis DNA region includes the following protein-coding sequences:
- a CDS encoding phytanoyl-CoA dioxygenase family protein → MEDLSHYHHPITDLFPQPKSRQDWDQYRLSKEQIEFFNEQGYLSGIKLLDEKQIEVLKKELEEVADPMHPLHHLFHEFHSNESTDPNTVLFHSLGHWRISKAFHDVIWNPAFLMAAHQLLGGKGVRFWHDQLFCKPAHHGGVVAWHQDYSYWTRTVKMQHLTCWCGLDDATIENGCIYYVPGSHKWGLLQKPALAGQMEGLLQFLTEEQKAAFKPVPVELKAGYATFHHPLMVHGSYENKSNRSRRAFVLNVFADGTVSNTDEELLKGVPIITKGNKMEGQFFPLLFSPNLA